The DNA window GTCAACAGAGATCGACCCTCTTTGTAAAGAGAGCAAGCATGTTTATCATGCAACACGGCAAGCTTCTCTGAGACATGCTTCCACACTTCATGCTCTTGTTGTGTGTAACTTACCAAAGCGATGTCTCTATTTATGGAATTTGATCTGTGAAATTCAATTGCTTTAGCTACAATCTCCTCTCTTCTTTTCCTATATGCTGGGTCGTTTGCACCTGGGTGATCTAAATCTAAGATAGGGAGTGTTTCAATAACTAAAGAATTAGCGTTGCTTTCATCTTTACTAACGATCTGATTTTCACTTACAATACCGATGATCAGCACGCTGTGCCTTAGCCTCAATTAATTCAGGTATCATTTTCCTATCCCTCCTTCGCGAAATCATCAACCACAACTTTTCGCACTTTCAAAATCTCTGTTGGTTTAATCTTTAGTCCAGCGTGCGGCGAACCTGCCGAACCAACAACAATCTTTTTCTCAAACAATTTTGTATCTGCAAAAAGTGCAACTGAGTCTGGAATCGTTAAAGCTCCGGCACCACCAGGCACACAACCAAAATGTGTCATCAGTTCGTCACGAGTTGCCATGCGTATATCCTTCATGCCACTTACTCTTTCCACTTTCTTACAATTGATCTTCACTTCACCTGATGCCAGAACTGCAAGTGGTCGACCTTTAGACATGAAGCACAAACATTTTAGTAATTCCTCCTGAGTACCACCATGTAATGCAATATGGGCATCAACTCCGATTACTTCCATGTGTTCATGCATAATCACTTCTGCCTCCAATTGGTGTTTTTGAATGATTTTCTGTGCACTGGCAACATTTTCTGTTTCAATCTCTAAAGCTGATATACTTTCCATACTTTTCTAAGATGAGTCTTCCATTATAAAAGAATCTGTATAATATTCAAAAATAAACCATAAATATTATAAATAATCGTATAATCTACAATTTATGAAAGACATTTCCTCTAAAATAATTCATCTGTTCAAAGTGGGCTACTGCACACCACAGATATCTCAAATTGCTAAAAAGATCAAAGAACCCTCAACAACTATTCATTATAACATCAAAAAACTTGAAAAAGAAGGCGCAATTAAAAGCTACAAAGCAGTCTTTGATTACAAAAAAATTGATGAGGGTTTCTGCGTCTTTGTCTTAATCAGCCTTTCTCCGGATGAATACGGCAATCCCGAAAAAATAGCGCAGGACCTTGCTAAACATCCTCAGATTGAATCGGTTGATATCTGTACGGGTGATTGGGAGTTGATTCTCAAAGTGCGCGCCAAAAACCAAGATGAGTATTATGAATTTACTAAGAATGTAATCTCACGTAAAGGTATTATCAAAATAAAATCATTAACCTCATTAAAACAAGTTAAAACCGAATTTGTCGAGATTTGATTAATAATCCTACTGTTTCTTATTTTTCTATTTTATAACCCGTGGTCTACTTTTTTGTCTCTAAAAATTAACCTCGCCCATTTAACTTAGAAATCAAAACCACAGAACAACTCAAAAACAAAAAGAGAATGAAAAAGAAGTAAAAATAAAAAATGTATTTATGCACTAAATCTATTGTAGAGCCAGGAAACAACGAAACCGCAAACTAAACCATACAAAGCAGCTTCTGCCATACCTGCAATAACGCCTAATAGACTTGAGGAATAAGACATAAGATATGTGTCAAGCATACCAACTAATCCTGCGGCAAAGCCCATTTTTCCAACAATTGTTATTAACAATACTTTTGCTGCTGCAATAATTGCAAATGCATATGCAACTGCATGATTGTCCCAGCATCCTGCTTTCATTGAAGAACAGCTTGCTGATTCCATTGATTTGGAAGCTGCAGCTTTAGAAGCAGATCCTCTTGTTTTTTTTCGAGTAGCCATAATTACTATCACCTCTTAAATGATAAAGAAATCATTTTTTTATGGTTTATAAATGTTTGGTTTTCAATAGAGAGATCAAAACCACGAGGTTATATCAAGATGGTCCTAAACTGGGCTTTAGAACTAAACCATTCTATCCTATATAGGGGACTTCATCATTGGGTGTTTGATGATTAATTCCCCATTAAAAATCCAACGCGTAACCAAATCACTTAGTTGGATTCTTATATCTTTAAACTCGTCACTTTTGATATGCCATCAACCATTGAGACGCCATACAACGTATTGGCTTGAGAAATCAACGCATCATTATGTGAAATCACAATATACTGCGCGCGGTCACTGTATGCCTGAATCAAATTAGCTAATAACTGGGCATTATGTTTATCCAATGCTGCATCAATCTCATCAAGGATATAGAATGAGGCTGGTTGATATTCCTGGATAGCAAAAATAAACGAGAGAGCAGTGAGTGTTTTCTCTCCACCAGAAAGAGCTTTCAAATCCATAAACCGATTTCCACTAATTTTTACTTTAATACTCAACCCATCTTCAAAGGGATTAGTAGGATTGTCTAATTCTAAATAGGCTTTTCCTTTCGTAAATAACGTCGAAAAAATTCGGCCGAAATGTTCATTAGCCATCTCAAATGTTTTCATGAATTGTTCTTTTTTCTTCGTTTCAATTTCATTCATGAGCATCATCACATCAGTCTTTTCTTTTTCAAGACTCTCTTTTTTCTCAATAAGTTTGTTATATTCCTGTTCGATTTGGTCGTATACTTCGAGTGCTTTCATGTTTACGGTAGAGAGTTGTCCTAACATCACTTCAAACTTACTAATCTCCTGTTTTAATTCATCAACATGTTTATTTTCAAGGATAACCGCATGGGGATATCGCGCAAACTCTTCCTCCAATCCGGCTAATTTCGCTTTGATTTCCGCATTTTGCAGTGAAACTAAATTCACATCTCGTTCGCTAGATCGAGCCTGTTCACGCCACTTCTCTGTATCATTTTCCAAAGCAGTAATTTGCGCGCTTACTTTTTCACGCAACGTAAACAATTCTTTGTATTTTGAATAGAATTCTTTACTGTCTTTCTCTTTTTGTTCGAGTACTTTTTCTTGATCGTGAACTGATTCACTCAATCGATGAATCTCTTCTTTAAACTGCGCTTCTTCTTTATCATGCTGTTTAATAATCTCTTTCATTTTCTCTTGTTCGGGAGCAATTAATTGACTTAACTGTGATCCCATATTCTTCGCATCAGATTCTAATCGTAACATTTCTTCCCGTAATCGTTGACGGGTTTCTTCAAATGCTGTAAGCTGCGCGAGCAAGCGAGGATTGCGCAATTCATTAACCTGTGAACGTAATACATTTTTCTCTTCTTTAAGGGTTCCTAGATCTTTATTTAATGCCACTATCTCCCGTTGTACTTTATTTATCTCTTCATCCATCTCCAAAAGTCGTGCGCTTAATTCTTTTTTAATTGCCGTCGTTGCATCAAGATCGCCCGTCTCCAGATGTAATGTTTTCTCTAACTTAATTATTTCTGCTTCCAGCTCAGCTTTAGATGTGCGTAGGGACGTGATTTCACGCATATTTCCTTCACGTTTTACTTCTAACGCAGCAATAACCGATTCTAATTGAGCAACACCCTCTTCCATTTTCTCGCGTTCTTCAACGGTATCCTTCTCTAAGAAACCAACACTTTCTCGACGAGCATTAAATCCACCACGCATTACGCCGCTAGCTTCAGCAAGGTTGCCATCAAGCGATGCCATTTTAATTCTTCCAACACCCACTTTACGCGCAACATCAATATCCTCAACGATGAGTGTATTGCCAAAAACATACAAAAATGCTTTTTTATATTCAGCTCTGAATGAAATAATATTAATTGCAAAATCGTGAACACCGGGAGTTTTTAATAATCCTTTATCTTCCCCCGAAATTTCCTGCGTTTTAATTTTATTAAGCGGAATAAATGATGCTGCTCCCAATCTATTCGCTTTAAGAAACGAGATGCATTCTGCCGCAGTTTGGTCATTATCAACAACAATAAATTGCATCCGACCTGCTGCTGCTGCTTCTAACGCAGGTGCATATTTTTTAGGAACTTGTCCTAATTCAGCAACTGTTCCATATACTCCGGGAAACTTCTTCTTTTGACTTAAAATACTATTAAGTGCTTGATTATTAGAAATACTTGCCTGAAGAGTCATCTCTTTAGCCTGAATTTTAGAAAGTTTTTCTTGCGCATCTACAACATTACGTCGGGCATTAGCCAATTGGGATGCAAAACTACTGTCCTGGTCTAAGCACGTATTAAGACGTAGCGTTGCCGCTTTAAAATTATTCTTGAGATCCTGTAAATTAGTAATTTGGTCTTTATTTTGCTTAGCAACTTCCGCAACTTTGCGCACTTTTTCTTCAACTGTTTGAAGTTGATACTCCATACGGTCTTTTTCTCGTAACAGTTCTTGTTGACGAACCCGAATCTTTTGTACTTCTTCTTGTTTTTCTTCAATTTTATGGTCTCGTTCTTCAATTCCTTTTTCTAATTCTACAGAAGATTCAATGTTATTTTTCTTTTTGAATTGGGCGATACTCTCTTCCACTTGTTTTAACTCATGGGCTTTCTCTTTATGGACTTGCTCTAATTCTTTCTTTTTACCATGGGATGCATCAGCTTTTTCTTCAAGATCACGCGCTTCTTGACGGAATTGCTCTTTACGTTGACCAATCTTATTAATCTCATCTTTGAGAGTGGAAACACGTGTTTTCTCTTTGGCGATATTAACTTTTAATTCTTCGATCTTACGATGCACTTCTACTTGTTCTTTCTCTCCTTTTTGTTCAATGTCTTGATTAATTTGAACCACCTGTTCACGTAATTTGGCAATTGCTTCTTTTGCTTCATTCACTTTCTTTTCAGAATCTTGAATCTTTAATTGATGTTTTTCAACCTCTTTATCAAACACTTCTTTCTTCGCTTTACGATCTTGCATCTGGAGATGAATATATGTGGCTTTATGAGAATCAATTTTATCTTTAAGTTGTTTAAACTCCAATGCCTGATCGCGATCCTTCTTAAGCTCTTTAAGATAGGTCTTACGTTCTTTAAGAATAATTTCTGCGCTGTTGAGCTTTTCTTCTACTTTTTCTAACTCCAACATTGCTTTATGTTTTTTATCTTCATAGATAGAGACATCACTAATTTCTTCGATAATCTTGCGTCTCTCTAATGGAGTCATCGTCACAAAACGGGTAATATCTCCTTGCAATACAATATTATATCCGTCTGGATTTATTTTAGAAATAGCTAACAGATCAAGAATCTCTGTACGAGTTTTCTTTTTATTATTAACATAATATGTACTTCCGCCATCTTTCTGAATAGTTCTTGTAATAACTATCTCCTTTGCATCAAGAGGAAATTCTTTTTCATCATTAGAAAAAACAATCTCCACTGTTCCTGTACTTGCTGGTTTCTTATTTTTTCCACCATTAAAAATCAAATTGGATGCTTTCTCTGCCCGCATCGATTTAGCACTAAGCCGACCAAGAACAAAACATAACGCGTCGCCTATGTTTGACTTACCTGAGCCATTCGCCCCTAAAATACAGTTAAACCTCTCTTCTAAGAGAATATCTGTCTTATTGGCAAAGCTCTTAAACCCATGAATAGTAATACGATTTATTCTCGTCATCTGGTACCCTTTTTTAGATAGTAGAGGCTTGCGTTATCGTTTATAAAGATTACTGTGAAACAGGAGGAGAATAGCTCTGGGTGACCACAAAACTATCAAATGTAAGTGCCGGAATCTAAAATTTTCAAGAACAGTCGTTTAATCTGCTAATTCCACTTGTGTATTCACAAGTGGTTGAGAAGCGGAAAAAAATTCATCGGAGTGGTCAGGGTCCGAACGAACGACCCGAGGCGTAGCCGAGCATGCTCTCGGTCTATTGACCGAGAGTGGTCGTGAGTGATTGAAAATAATCGCCAAAAGAATCTAGGAACGGTGAACGTTTTACATCAGAGATAACCAGCTGGATTTTCTACGCGAAACATTCGGTGTTTGCCCCTTCTTTTGGCAGAGTTACACTGGATGTCTTTTTTAAAAATGTTATGGATTAGCAGGGTATAGAAATAAAGTGCACCGGCGGGGACTTTCGTACCTTTTGGCTTAACGGTTTTGGTCAAGCTTTTCCAAAAGGTTGTTCGAACCCCGGTCATCGGCTCTCTTCATAAGAGCAGTGTGCCCCTATACCCTCGAAGGGGAATATGGAAGGCCAACATACTAACCGCTATACGACCGGTGCAACAGTCTCAAAAATCCAGAAGCGGTTTATAAAACTTACTCTATTCCACAGCTTTGTCCTAAATCTCACTTTCGTTCGGGTTAGCAGCTTCGAATCCTTCGTTGTGTGGTCTCTGATGGTGCTATCTTCCCGTATGGAGCAACCCCTGATAACGCACCTATTAGTTCATCGCTTAGGATTCGACCTGATGCTGCTAACCACTTTTAGGACAAAGCTCTATTCCAGAATCACTTCTTTTAATTCCTTAAAATAAAACCCCATCAGCCCTCCGGCGAGTGGAAACAACAGAATCACAACAAAGAGGAATGGATGCATGGAATAATCATACAATAAAATCTCTAACACTAATCCCAAAAGAACACCCAGAACAGTTCGTCCTAATCTCTTCTTAACTTTACACATTCGTCCAACGCCCCAGACTGCAAGAAAGACACCTAACGTAACACCAATAAAAGAACCTAACATTGCCCATCCCTCGTATCCCATACCGAGATTTTCAAACGGAAGTGTAAATCCCAACGGATACACCAAGAGTCCACCTAGTAACCCAAGAATACCAAAAACAACAAGCGCAAGTACACCAACTATTAGCTGCCACCAGAACGGTTTCATATAATCTTCTCCTCATATAATATTTGCATACTTCCTTTTCCGGGGAACTTTTTAACGATTTCTATTTTTTTGATACGTTCTCGATTAATCACCTTCTAATTCTATAATCGTCGAACAGCTCTTAAAATCAATTCTAAGCAAGGCGTGGTTGCCATCCTCTTGGTTTAGGAGTGGGCGTATTCCGTTCAACCTGTCTTATTATCTCCTCTGCATCGTGACTCATTACGCCTATCAAATCAATGGCATATCTATGAATCGTTTCGGTTTGTCTCTGGGGGATTAAATGTATAGGATATCCTTGTTGATAAAGTAATGCAAGAGCTGCGCTAACTTCATCTTGAGGAAGACCTTCTGCTGCTTCATATGTAGAAAAAGTTAAAGTGTCTGAAGCTCGAACACCATGACGAATAAGTGTCTCTAATTCGGTATAATCTGGCAGTTCCCACCTATCCGTGCACAACAGTACACAATTCCATTGTTGTCCAAGATCACGTAAAGATAACTCTGTATTTTCAAATAGTGTTTCGTATGCCTCTATCTTAATAGGATCAGTACCTCGGATGGTTTTTGTATCTGCATTGGGCAAAAGCCCAAATCGAACTTCGATATAATTACGTGAAACACTAGCATCTTGACATCCAATACTTTCTGCAACACGTAACATGACATCATGTACGGTTTCATTTCGATCTCGAATATACTCTTTTAATAACTCTGGAAATCTCTCTTGTAATTCTCCTCTGCCATATAATTCTTCAGAATTTCCCAGAACTTCATCAACATGATTGGCTACATATTCCACAACCTCGTTTGGGGTTGGTTCTTGAAACCTTCCTAACAGGACATATCCTTTTAAGCTTGCATCAATCTCACGGGGAAATGTGGGCAATGCGACATACACTGCATGTGGAACGACAGAAAGTAAACGTGAATCTAACGTCATAGTTCCCACGTTAGAAATCAGATTATAAAGATTATTGTTCTTGATAAATCTTATTTTCGTCTCACAAAAATCGCATAGACTAAACTTAAAATTGCAATAACTCCCCATACGATCATCAATACGATCTGTTTTGAACTTAGATTTTCCTCTTTCAAATCGCCAGTCCAATTCACTGGTCGTGCCTGTGTTTGTGTTGTTGGCGTAGCAGCAGCAGCGTCATTGGTTGCCGTAAGAGTAGGTTGCGCTTGATCTGATTTTTGTGCCTCTAAAGAAACGCATGAGTTTGAACAAGATCCTCCGCAATCAACACCAGCTTCATTCCCATTTTGAATTGTGTCAGTACATGAAATCACATTAAATGAATAGGATGAAGTTAGAGTATGTGGCACTACAGCATTATCAACAACACTAATGTTAAGAACATGAGCTCCGCTACGTAAATCAGAGAGCTGCAATGTGCAACTCATCGCTTTATTTAAAGTACTGCATCCGGCGCCATTTTGCAAATTTCCATCAAGAGCAAACGAAATCGTAGAGATTCCTGAATTATCCCTTGCATTCACTTCTATAAGTTGAACAACATCCCGCTGCAAATGAACTTCGGCAAGATACTTTGTCTCTCCTAAAGTAGGATGAGTGGTATCATTTACAATTACCACTCGGCGATCACTCAACGAGGTTGAACCATTCGATGCATTCAAAAGTAAATCATATCTCCCTGTCTTTTGATACTCATATGATCCGCTTCCATTCGCAGAAATTATCCCCTCACCAAAAGACCAGGTAGTGGTATAATTTCCAGTAAGATTAACCTGCGAACTATAACTAAGAAGACTTCCAAGCTCAATGACCGTGGCATTTGCAGGAGATAGTATTAAAGAAGCAGGGCTAACAACATCAACATAAAGCAACCCAGTGGAATTACTATTCTTTGCTAAATCAGTCGCGAAAATTTCATAATACACTCTTTTCTCTTGTTGCAATTGGGACGCATTAAACGTATATCCCTGTGCTTCTATAACAGTGTTATTGCTCCAATTCCCTGTTATATTAGTATGGAAACGTAAAGAACTCGTATTCAGATTAGTTTCGTTCACCACAAATGTAACACTAAACGCATTATTTTTATTAGCAGTAAGCAGTGATGTAACCGTAATTTGAGGGAGCATAGTATCGACTTTGAATGTTTTTTCATCTAATCCTATTTGATTACCTTCACTATCACTTGCATTAATTAGCAAAGTATAATTTCCCTCTCCTAATGGGCCAAATGATGTTCGTAGCATTCCCCTAGCCATAGATCCATTAGTATAATTCAACACAATATTTCTTGACTGATTAAACACATAATACTTTAAGTCTGCTACATCTGTAACATTAATCTCCAAAGACACATTCTGACGGTGATAACTATTATTTTCAGGTACGTGAACAACGAGAGGAATGATCGATAAATTAACCCAAACCTCGCGCTGTTCGCTTATGCTAGTTTGATTAAGTAAATCTATTCCATAGAAATGAAACTGTCTCAACCCTTCAGAAATATTGGTTAATGTAAAACTATACCAATAATGGGTATTATTATTTCCTGTGCTATTGTAAGTCATATTTGGGTAACTTTGATTTAATGAAAGCTGTTCTAAAGTTACCACAGCAAATGGCACATCGCTGCTCACATTAAATATTACCGATGATGATACTAATGTAGATGAGTTAACTGGACTTGGCGAGATCCATTCTACTGTTGGCTTTGTCGCGTTGCGAACATCTAATCGATGATATGTGCGTGATGATGCGCTATCAATAATACTCTTCCCTTTCGTTGCAAGAAGAGCCTCCAGTTGATCGGGGAGAAGTGTAATGCCGTATGCTTTTTGATAAAAGTCGCGTAACACAACACTCACTGCCGCAGCATGAGGGGTAGCCATTGACGTTCCACTCAATGATGCCCATGCTCCATTAAGAGAAGTCGACATAATTTGAGTTGCGGGAGCAACAACATCAAGAATCGTTCCTCGGTTAAACACCATTTCATTATTTGCATTAACACCACCTACTGGCGTTACATTTTGAATACAACTAGGATTTGAAATCCCATCACTCCACCCATTATTGCCTGCAGCAATAAATACAGAAATATTTCTCCCCACCGCTTTGTTAATTGAAGATGCTAATACGTCATTATTGCAATATGTTTGATAATGAACACAACTTTGTCCACCGCATCCCAAACTCATACTAATCGCGCTAATGTTATATCTCTGTGCATTACTGGTGCACCACTCTAATCCCGCAAGCACATCAGACGCATATCCTGATCCTTGGCTATCCAATGCTTTCACCGCAACCAAAGAACTATAAGGCGAAATCCCTTTATAGGTGGCATCTTGCGACGCGATAATTCCTGCTACATGTGTGCCGTGACCATGATCATCGATAGGATTAACATCATTATTAAACGTGTCCCATCCGCCCCGTACGAGAGAACAATTACTCCAATTCATCGTTGTTTGCGTTGTCCCATTAATTGCTTGATCTACATAGAATCCATATCCCGTAACTGAACTATCACTTATTAACTTCACATATATTGTATCCCCCTCAACACTTGGTGTCCAGATATCGCGCGCTGTTGATTTATAGATTGCAACAGTTTGATTTAGTCCATCATACACATAAATTCGATCTAATGTATCAACACCATTTTCAATAGGCTCAAGGGTGATATTGGAAAAATGAATTGCAATCCGATCAAAACCAGGCATCGTTACTTGCCATACCTTCTCGAGTGAATCATTGTAAGGATGTTCAGACTCAATAATTCCAGATCCGTTAACGGTGTTTCCATCAAGCTGATAAGCGACGGGACTACAACTCCCCAATGCTGCATGCGTATAATCAATACCAGTATCAATAACACATACACTTCTCATTTCACCATGTCGTGTGAGATTGGTTGAAAAATTTAACAATGTGTTTATTCCAATCATTGGCGCTGATTCATCAAGAGTTAATTCAACAGGATAATCTAATACTATTTTGGCAACATTCTCACTTTTAGTAAGTTCTACCAGTGTTATTGGATCTTTTATTTCACCTGCAATAAACGCTTGTGCTTCACTTTTCTGTGTTACAATAAACTCGGCTGCGTTGTCACTTTCTCTGCTCAATTCTTCCTGATG is part of the Candidatus Woesearchaeota archaeon genome and encodes:
- a CDS encoding YbaK/EbsC family protein, giving the protein MESISALEIETENVASAQKIIQKHQLEAEVIMHEHMEVIGVDAHIALHGGTQEELLKCLCFMSKGRPLAVLASGEVKINCKKVERVSGMKDIRMATRDELMTHFGCVPGGAGALTIPDSVALFADTKLFEKKIVVGSAGSPHAGLKIKPTEILKVRKVVVDDFAKEG
- a CDS encoding Lrp/AsnC family transcriptional regulator, yielding MKDISSKIIHLFKVGYCTPQISQIAKKIKEPSTTIHYNIKKLEKEGAIKSYKAVFDYKKIDEGFCVFVLISLSPDEYGNPEKIAQDLAKHPQIESVDICTGDWELILKVRAKNQDEYYEFTKNVISRKGIIKIKSLTSLKQVKTEFVEI
- the smc gene encoding chromosome segregation protein SMC, whose protein sequence is MTRINRITIHGFKSFANKTDILLEERFNCILGANGSGKSNIGDALCFVLGRLSAKSMRAEKASNLIFNGGKNKKPASTGTVEIVFSNDEKEFPLDAKEIVITRTIQKDGGSTYYVNNKKKTRTEILDLLAISKINPDGYNIVLQGDITRFVTMTPLERRKIIEEISDVSIYEDKKHKAMLELEKVEEKLNSAEIILKERKTYLKELKKDRDQALEFKQLKDKIDSHKATYIHLQMQDRKAKKEVFDKEVEKHQLKIQDSEKKVNEAKEAIAKLREQVVQINQDIEQKGEKEQVEVHRKIEELKVNIAKEKTRVSTLKDEINKIGQRKEQFRQEARDLEEKADASHGKKKELEQVHKEKAHELKQVEESIAQFKKKNNIESSVELEKGIEERDHKIEEKQEEVQKIRVRQQELLREKDRMEYQLQTVEEKVRKVAEVAKQNKDQITNLQDLKNNFKAATLRLNTCLDQDSSFASQLANARRNVVDAQEKLSKIQAKEMTLQASISNNQALNSILSQKKKFPGVYGTVAELGQVPKKYAPALEAAAAGRMQFIVVDNDQTAAECISFLKANRLGAASFIPLNKIKTQEISGEDKGLLKTPGVHDFAINIISFRAEYKKAFLYVFGNTLIVEDIDVARKVGVGRIKMASLDGNLAEASGVMRGGFNARRESVGFLEKDTVEEREKMEEGVAQLESVIAALEVKREGNMREITSLRTSKAELEAEIIKLEKTLHLETGDLDATTAIKKELSARLLEMDEEINKVQREIVALNKDLGTLKEEKNVLRSQVNELRNPRLLAQLTAFEETRQRLREEMLRLESDAKNMGSQLSQLIAPEQEKMKEIIKQHDKEEAQFKEEIHRLSESVHDQEKVLEQKEKDSKEFYSKYKELFTLREKVSAQITALENDTEKWREQARSSERDVNLVSLQNAEIKAKLAGLEEEFARYPHAVILENKHVDELKQEISKFEVMLGQLSTVNMKALEVYDQIEQEYNKLIEKKESLEKEKTDVMMLMNEIETKKKEQFMKTFEMANEHFGRIFSTLFTKGKAYLELDNPTNPFEDGLSIKVKISGNRFMDLKALSGGEKTLTALSFIFAIQEYQPASFYILDEIDAALDKHNAQLLANLIQAYSDRAQYIVISHNDALISQANTLYGVSMVDGISKVTSLKI
- a CDS encoding S8 family serine peptidase, with the translated sequence MKYEIYWDRVAILVGFVALGGLFGWGFFFNGELTEFGDSNLVGYVILEQGVRVSTEKMDAALVQEIQNGETQPRVIVVLEEPGFQEQEEFLENLAEEVDILDVSHTEVSPEVVEQHHQEELSRESDNAAEFIVTQKSEAQAFIAGEIKDPITLVELTKSENVAKIVLDYPVELTLDESAPMIGINTLLNFSTNLTRHGEMRSVCVIDTGIDYTHAALGSCSPVAYQLDGNTVNGSGIIESEHPYNDSLEKVWQVTMPGFDRIAIHFSNITLEPIENGVDTLDRIYVYDGLNQTVAIYKSTARDIWTPSVEGDTIYVKLISDSSVTGYGFYVDQAINGTTQTTMNWSNCSLVRGGWDTFNNDVNPIDDHGHGTHVAGIIASQDATYKGISPYSSLVAVKALDSQGSGYASDVLAGLEWCTSNAQRYNISAISMSLGCGGQSCVHYQTYCNNDVLASSINKAVGRNISVFIAAGNNGWSDGISNPSCIQNVTPVGGVNANNEMVFNRGTILDVVAPATQIMSTSLNGAWASLSGTSMATPHAAAVSVVLRDFYQKAYGITLLPDQLEALLATKGKSIIDSASSRTYHRLDVRNATKPTVEWISPSPVNSSTLVSSSVIFNVSSDVPFAVVTLEQLSLNQSYPNMTYNSTGNNNTHYWYSFTLTNISEGLRQFHFYGIDLLNQTSISEQREVWVNLSIIPLVVHVPENNSYHRQNVSLEINVTDVADLKYYVFNQSRNIVLNYTNGSMARGMLRTSFGPLGEGNYTLLINASDSEGNQIGLDEKTFKVDTMLPQITVTSLLTANKNNAFSVTFVVNETNLNTSSLRFHTNITGNWSNNTVIEAQGYTFNASQLQQEKRVYYEIFATDLAKNSNSTGLLYVDVVSPASLILSPANATVIELGSLLSYSSQVNLTGNYTTTWSFGEGIISANGSGSYEYQKTGRYDLLLNASNGSTSLSDRRVVIVNDTTHPTLGETKYLAEVHLQRDVVQLIEVNARDNSGISTISFALDGNLQNGAGCSTLNKAMSCTLQLSDLRSGAHVLNISVVDNAVVPHTLTSSYSFNVISCTDTIQNGNEAGVDCGGSCSNSCVSLEAQKSDQAQPTLTATNDAAAATPTTQTQARPVNWTGDLKEENLSSKQIVLMIVWGVIAILSLVYAIFVRRK